The DNA window TGCCGACGGCTCCGATCCGGTAAATATTACTAACGACAGTACTGGCGCCGATCTTTCTCCTTCCTGGTCCCCCGATGGCACAAAGATCGTCTTCACTTCAACAAGGAATGCCACCGTCGGGATCTATGTGATGAACGCCGACGGCTCCGGTCAAGCAAACTTGAGCAATCACCCGGTTGGTGAAGATTTTGCATCCTGGTCGCCGGATGGCACAAAGATCGCCTTCACTTCATGGAGGGATGACAACAGTGAGATCTACGTAATGGACACCGATGGTTCAAATCAAACGAATTTGACAAAACATGGCGCTGACGATCATTATCCTGCATGGTCGCCCGACGGTTCAAAAATAGCCTTTACATCAATGAGAGACGGCAACAATGAGATCTATGTGATGAACGCCGACGGCTCCGAGCCTGTAAATCTTACTCATAACGGCGCTTTTTTGGATATATTCCCCAATTGGCATTGAGGAAGTAGAACAAGACGTTCAGATCGTTTAGAGCGTTGTGATCGTTAAGGAGACAATGGGGTCAAATCTTCAATCTTCAATTTTGATAAAGATGTTTGGTAATTACGCTTAGTGGAGTCTATTTTGATCTATTGACGGCACATTATAATCCCGTTTCATATAAATAGTTATTTAAGAACGGGAAATCCGACACATAAAAAGAATCGGGGTTGGCTTAAAAACAGATCCCAATCCACTATCATTGATATCTTAATAGTACAGTTGTTTTGTTACGATTTTGTTATAATTTAAAACTGTCAACATATGATTATCTTCCAAATAACCAAATAAATATTGT is part of the bacterium genome and encodes:
- a CDS encoding DUF5050 domain-containing protein → MKLISLILGAILILCGTIQCRKNEPLNHGIVFCSDRDKSGVCEIYVMNADGFDPIRLTDNDADERYADWSPDSTKIAFTSWRDGNSEIYIMNFDGSDQTNITNDSASNIYPSWSPDGSKITFTSDRNGNYEIYVMNADGSDPVNITNDSTGADLSPSWSPDGTKIVFTSTRNATVGIYVMNADGSGQANLSNHPVGEDFASWSPDGTKIAFTSWRDDNSEIYVMDTDGSNQTNLTKHGADDHYPAWSPDGSKIAFTSMRDGNNEIYVMNADGSEPVNLTHNGAFLDIFPNWH